A genomic stretch from Juglans microcarpa x Juglans regia isolate MS1-56 chromosome 3S, Jm3101_v1.0, whole genome shotgun sequence includes:
- the LOC121257538 gene encoding uncharacterized protein LOC121257538, protein MERLLYSSSPTPFKLHPKHSPFFHHRLCGFDWARLRFLHPTRPDSKRVSSFSCKRKNPSSSSSSWSSSVSSSSPALPSSLVGSPAGSVPKSHFLKRVSLGTSDQQKVINVGKCMVLSALIMIFLQPVFAPAAFATFQSAAKAGGPAAAAVGGRLIQTELLSSAWTGFFAGCLHTLSGPDHLAALAPLSIGRSRMESAAVGALWGCGHDAGQVIFGLLFLLLKDRLHIEVIRTWGTRVVGVTLLAIGAMGIREASEVPTPCVALENGECDVSIYESLENPAVGKKKIGFATFATGIVHGLQPDALMMVLPALALPSRIAGAAFLIMFLFGTVVAMGSYTVFIGSCSQALKDRVPRITEKLTWASSFVAIALGFAIIISQFFGYSLY, encoded by the exons ATGGAAAGGCTTCTATACTCATCCTCTCCGACCCCTTTTAAGCTTCACCCGAAACACTCTCCCTTTTTCCATCATCGGCTCTGCGGATTTGATTGGGCCAGACTCCGTTTTCTCCACCCAACTCGCCCCGACTCCAAACGGGTCAGCTCATTCTCTTGCAAAAGGAAAAACccatcttcctcctcctcttcttggTCGTCTTCTGTATCGAGTAGTTCACCAGCTCTACCTTCTTCCCTGGTCGGCTCGCCAGCTGGGTCGGTGCCCAAATCCCATTTTCTCAAACGGGTCTCACTCGGGACTTCTGATCAACAAAAG GTAATCAATGTGGGGAAATGTATGGTACTCTCTGCTCTCATTATGATCTTTCTTCAACCAGTTTTTGCACCGGCGGCTTTTGCAACATTTCAAAGTGCAGCTAAGGCAGGGGGTCCTGCTGCTGCTGCAGTTGGGGGAAGACTTATTCAGACTGAATTACTTAGTAGCGCTTGGACTGGTTTCTTTGCTGGTTGCTTACACACACTATCAGGACCTGACCACCTTGCTGCTTTAGCTCCACTCTCAATCGGTCGTAGCCGCATGGAAAGTGCTGCTGTTGGAGCACTTTGGGGGTGTGGCCATGATGCTGGTCAGGTTATTTTTGGCTTACTGTTTCTGCTGTTAAAAGACCGGCTCCACATTGAAGTAATCCGAACATGGGGCACCAGAGTAGTGGGAGTTACTCTTCTTGCTATTGGTGCTATGGGCATAAGGGAAGCTTCAGAAGTCCCCACCCCATGTGTTGCCTTGGAAAATGGTGAGTGTGATGTTAGCATTTACGAATCACTCGAAAACCCAGCAGttgggaagaagaaaattggTTTTGCCACTTTTGCCACTGGGATAGTCCATGGGCTTCAACCAGATGCATTGATGATGGTCTTGCCAGCACTTGCCTTGCCTTCTCGCATAGCTGGAGCTGCATTTCTTATTATGTTCTTGTTTGGGACTGTGGTTGCAATGGGAAGCTATACGGTGTTTATAGGCTCATGTAGCCAGGCATTAAAGGATAGGGTGCCAAGAATAACTGAGAAACTTACATGGGCTTCTTCCTTTGTAGCAATTGCTCTTGGATTTGCCATCATCATTAGCCAGTTTTTCGGGTATAGCCTATATTAA
- the LOC121257539 gene encoding probable BOI-related E3 ubiquitin-protein ligase 3: protein MAIQAQMYSENLGFPLCGSQDWIIDNGCGGVGGPSHFGYNPQQKQQLQQQHLQQLQNQQERNQNLFFENGSLVPAMKNNTNAVTFNSHLPIMQHSQSIASQFESQRQEIDQYIRIQNERLRLVLQEQRKQQLTGLLKKIESKTSVLLRQKDEEIAKGVNRTMELEVFLRRLEAENQAWQRVAQENEAMVASLNNTLEQILERSPCGINNGAEDAESCCDVDRNLEQREEEEEEEEKQKREGLYMLCKSCNIRGSCVLFLPCRHLCSCKACEALLDSCPVCRMAKKASIEALIS, encoded by the exons ATGGCCATTCAAGCGCAGATGTATTCGGAGAATCTTGGGTTTCCATTGTGTGGCTCGCAGGATTGGATCATTGACAATGGTTGCGGTGGTGTCGGTGGGCCCAGTCACTTCGGTTATAATCCCCAACAGAAACAGCAATTACAGCAACAACACTTGCAGCAACTACAAAATCAGCAGGAGAGGAATCAAAATCTGTTTTTTGAGAACGGTTCTCTTGTTCCTGCTATGAAAAACAATACCAATGCCGTCACTTTCAATAGTCATCTACCAATTATGCAGCATTCTCAAAGCATAGCTTCTCAGTTTGAGAGTCAGAGGCAAGAGATCGATCAGTATATTAGAATACAG AATGAGAGATTGAGATTAGTATTGCAAGAGCAGAGAAAGCAACAGCTTACAGGACTGTTGAAGAAAATCGAATCAAAAACATCAGTTTTGCTGAGACAGAAGGATGAGGAAATTGCAAAAGGGGTTAACAGAACAATGGAGCTCGAAGTTTTCTTGAGAAGATTGGAGGCAGAGAACCAAGCATGGCAGAGAGTGGCTCAAGAAAATGAAGCCATGGTTGCATCTCTGAACAACACTTTAGAACAGATTTTAGAAAGGTCCCCTTGTGGCATCAACAATGGAGCCGAAGATGCAGAGTCTTGCTGTGATGTAGATAGAAACCTGGAACAacgtgaagaagaagaagaagaagaagaaaagcaaaaaagagAAGGGTTGTATATGTTGTGTAAAAGCTGTAACATTCGGGGTTCGTGTGTGCTGTTCCTTCCTTGTAGGCACCTTTGTTCATGCAAAGCTTGTGAGGCTCTTCTCGATTCTTGCCCCGTCTGTAGAATGGCAAAGAAGGCTAGCATAGAGGCTTTAATTTCCTAG